In Caldisphaera lagunensis DSM 15908, a single genomic region encodes these proteins:
- a CDS encoding dimethylarginine dimethylaminohydrolase family protein, which translates to MRCMIYLDSEVGKLREIMMHVPGKELEIVNENNYRSYLFSSVVDPNEFKKEITDLIDLYKKEGVKINLVQDLEDKPNGVYARDPFLMTPKGAIIANFKYDVRRGEEKVYEEYLNKLNVPIVKKMQNNEIFEGGNALILRKDVALVGIGERNNKSGVESFISLLRDMGFNNIFVIQTPIARIHIDEYVSQINEDTIITIRQMFPWDVANELKNLGFNIITVEYSDISTNLKTKLCLNTVALEPNKILIGEGCDPIRKVLEENAVDVLEIKIDEIVKGGGGIHCVTGQIKRDLISN; encoded by the coding sequence ATGAGGTGCATGATTTATTTAGATTCAGAGGTAGGGAAATTAAGAGAAATAATGATGCATGTCCCTGGGAAAGAGCTGGAAATCGTAAATGAAAATAATTACCGTAGTTATCTTTTTTCTTCAGTTGTAGATCCAAATGAGTTTAAAAAGGAAATAACTGATTTAATAGATTTATATAAAAAAGAAGGGGTAAAAATAAATCTAGTTCAAGATCTTGAGGATAAGCCAAATGGGGTATATGCTAGAGATCCATTTTTAATGACTCCAAAGGGAGCAATAATAGCTAATTTTAAATATGATGTAAGGAGGGGAGAAGAAAAAGTATACGAAGAATATTTAAATAAACTAAATGTGCCAATAGTTAAGAAAATGCAAAATAATGAAATATTTGAAGGTGGAAATGCATTAATATTAAGGAAAGATGTAGCTCTTGTAGGAATAGGAGAAAGAAATAATAAGAGCGGAGTTGAATCCTTCATTTCTTTACTGAGAGATATGGGATTTAATAATATATTTGTAATACAAACACCTATCGCTAGGATCCATATTGATGAATATGTATCTCAAATAAACGAAGATACAATTATTACAATAAGGCAAATGTTTCCATGGGATGTAGCCAATGAACTTAAAAATTTGGGATTTAACATAATAACTGTAGAATATTCTGATATCTCTACCAACTTAAAAACAAAGTTATGTTTAAATACTGTAGCTTTAGAGCCAAATAAAATATTAATTGGGGAGGGATGCGATCCTATTAGAAAAGTTTTAGAAGAAAATGCTGTTGATGTTTTGGAAATTAAAATAGATGAGATAGTTAAAGGAGGAGGAGGTATACACTGCGTTACAGGTCAAATAAAAAGAGATCTAATTTCTAATTGA
- a CDS encoding thiamine pyrophosphate-binding protein has translation MVKITGGELIKRILVNEGVKYVFGVPGDQLYPLLDAFYNDDKIKFITFHHEAAAAHAADGYARITNMPGVVIATVGPGAANLIGGVYPAFAEGIPMIIITAQNQSWKSYPDHGSMQALDQINLLKPITKWNAYISHWNRIPELLQWAFRKALTGRPGPVHLDVAVDVLYQTGDENDVYLLKPENYRSIRGPAGDPNLIDEAARILAKAKMPLIHLGGGVLRSNATEEAIKLIDYLKAIVTTSIGGRGSIPEDYPSLLLPSLPGALAAQSEADVALIAGSRLGDLDYWGKPPAWGDFRQQKTIHIDITGDDIGLNRPVDIGIVGDLKVVLSQLLDAVKKYTSPKKEYPEKLAEYKKSEIEYLKGMEDLSYSNSIPIHPLRVVREVREFFPKDSISVIDGGNTTVWASYLNKIYVPRTYLSSASGDSGHLGSGISYGIAAKLANPDKQVYVITGDGAFGFHIAELETVCRENLKITFIVLNDSSWGMIKSGQTLYYSKRYVGVEFSDIRYDLIAEAMGCHGEYVTRPEEIRKALERSISYEKSSVINVVIDKNAIPPHFEILAGIWLEGVEIPS, from the coding sequence ATGGTTAAAATTACAGGTGGTGAATTAATTAAAAGAATCCTTGTTAATGAGGGAGTTAAGTATGTTTTTGGTGTACCTGGAGATCAATTATATCCATTATTAGATGCTTTTTATAATGATGATAAAATAAAATTCATAACATTTCATCATGAGGCTGCCGCTGCCCATGCTGCTGATGGTTATGCCAGAATAACAAACATGCCAGGTGTTGTTATTGCAACTGTTGGTCCAGGAGCTGCAAATCTTATAGGTGGAGTATATCCAGCCTTTGCTGAAGGAATACCTATGATCATAATTACAGCACAAAATCAATCATGGAAATCCTATCCAGATCATGGCTCAATGCAAGCATTAGATCAAATAAATCTATTAAAGCCAATAACAAAATGGAATGCATATATTTCCCATTGGAACAGGATTCCAGAATTATTACAATGGGCATTTAGAAAAGCCTTAACTGGAAGACCAGGACCTGTTCACTTGGATGTAGCAGTAGATGTTTTATATCAAACTGGAGATGAAAATGATGTTTATTTGTTAAAGCCTGAAAATTATAGATCAATAAGGGGTCCTGCAGGGGATCCAAATTTGATTGATGAGGCAGCTAGGATTTTAGCTAAAGCAAAAATGCCATTAATACATTTGGGAGGAGGTGTATTAAGATCAAATGCAACAGAAGAAGCTATTAAATTGATAGATTATTTGAAAGCAATTGTAACTACATCAATAGGAGGAAGGGGAAGCATACCAGAAGATTATCCTTCTTTATTATTGCCATCATTACCAGGCGCTTTGGCTGCACAATCGGAGGCAGATGTTGCGTTAATAGCTGGATCAAGATTGGGCGATCTTGATTATTGGGGTAAACCTCCAGCATGGGGTGACTTTAGGCAACAAAAAACGATCCATATTGATATAACTGGAGATGATATCGGATTAAACAGACCTGTTGATATAGGTATTGTAGGAGACTTAAAGGTGGTTCTATCACAATTATTAGATGCAGTAAAAAAGTATACCTCGCCTAAAAAAGAATATCCTGAAAAATTGGCTGAATATAAAAAGTCAGAAATTGAGTATTTGAAAGGTATGGAAGATTTATCCTATTCCAATTCAATACCAATTCACCCATTAAGAGTTGTTAGAGAAGTAAGAGAATTCTTCCCAAAGGACTCAATTTCAGTAATAGATGGAGGTAACACAACAGTATGGGCCTCGTATTTAAATAAAATATATGTTCCTAGAACTTACTTGAGTTCCGCTAGTGGTGATTCTGGTCATTTAGGCTCAGGGATATCTTATGGAATAGCTGCAAAGCTCGCAAATCCAGATAAACAAGTTTATGTGATTACCGGTGATGGTGCTTTTGGATTTCACATAGCTGAACTAGAGACTGTTTGTAGAGAAAATCTAAAGATAACTTTTATTGTACTTAATGATAGTTCATGGGGTATGATTAAATCAGGTCAAACACTATATTACAGTAAAAGATATGTTGGCGTTGAATTTTCTGATATTAGATATGATTTAATAGCAGAGGCTATGGGATGCCATGGAGAATATGTTACAAGACCTGAAGAGATAAGAAAGGCCTTAGAAAGATCTATTAGTTATGAAAAATCATCAGTAATAAATGTTGTTATTGATAAAAATGCAATACCTCCTCACTTTGAAATATTAGCTGGTATATGGCTTGAAGGAGTGGAAATCCCCTCATAG
- a CDS encoding iron-containing alcohol dehydrogenase: protein MVIFSMPRRIAYNVNASEELLNLSTMLNLKNFLIVTDKIIEKTDSFVSLVNELTKNGINIKVYSEIIPEPNIDIVNKIIESMGGYVPDLIVSIGGGSVIDVSKILRAKILRPDINSQDISPFLSLNIENKKPLLVVIPTTSGTGSDASFAYVLKIKENNNEIKYASGNYELVPYESILDITFLKTLPKKQLIITAIDGLANDLEGIVAINSNPLTEGLAIQSARMFFKYLPDAVMTRSDESLANLHLAATLSGIAFSNSGVGLVHAIAHPLGSLFDIPHGMAVSIIMPYVIEYNYKSDFARSKYDEIKIVLEKIDGFQERNNLKDHLIDLYNKIGQPLRLRDIGIDKNNYMRKIEEITELALRDPDLAFNPITPSFEEIKELLSKIY from the coding sequence ATGGTAATATTTTCTATGCCGAGGAGAATTGCTTATAATGTAAATGCATCAGAAGAATTATTAAATTTGTCCACAATGTTAAATTTAAAGAATTTTTTAATAGTAACAGATAAAATTATTGAAAAAACAGACTCATTTGTTAGTCTTGTTAATGAGCTAACTAAGAATGGTATTAATATAAAAGTATATTCAGAAATAATTCCCGAGCCAAATATTGATATTGTAAACAAGATTATTGAATCTATGGGAGGCTATGTTCCTGATTTGATAGTTTCCATAGGTGGGGGTAGCGTAATAGATGTTTCAAAAATACTGAGAGCTAAAATTCTTAGGCCTGATATAAATAGCCAAGACATTTCTCCCTTTTTATCTTTAAATATAGAAAATAAAAAACCATTGCTTGTTGTAATACCTACTACATCTGGAACAGGGAGCGATGCAAGCTTTGCTTATGTATTAAAAATTAAGGAAAATAATAATGAAATAAAATACGCTTCTGGAAACTATGAGTTGGTTCCGTATGAAAGTATATTAGATATTACTTTTTTAAAGACTCTCCCAAAAAAGCAACTTATAATAACTGCTATAGATGGTTTAGCAAATGATTTAGAAGGGATTGTAGCTATAAACTCGAATCCATTAACTGAAGGTCTAGCAATTCAATCTGCTAGAATGTTTTTTAAATATTTACCTGATGCAGTTATGACGCGTAGTGATGAATCCCTTGCTAATCTTCATTTAGCTGCAACATTATCAGGTATTGCTTTTTCAAATTCTGGGGTTGGGCTTGTTCATGCTATAGCCCACCCATTAGGATCATTATTTGATATACCCCATGGAATGGCAGTTTCAATAATAATGCCATATGTTATTGAATATAATTATAAAAGCGACTTTGCAAGATCAAAATATGATGAGATAAAAATTGTATTAGAAAAAATAGATGGATTTCAAGAAAGGAATAATTTAAAAGATCATTTAATAGATTTATATAATAAAATTGGTCAACCTTTGAGGTTAAGAGATATTGGTATTGATAAAAATAATTATATGAGAAAAATTGAAGAAATTACAGAACTCGCATTAAGAGACCCTGATTTAGCATTTAATCCAATAACTCCTAGTTTTGAGGAAATAAAAGAATTATTAAGCAAAATATATTGA
- a CDS encoding SCP2 sterol-binding domain-containing protein: MGNVEFPSKEWSEIFCKKINENNNYKNAAKGWKWPLMFKVIKLPEDLQKKYPSGTIGIKADLFEGQCRGIEFYDDASKGNADFVLTAEYNDWMKILTGELNPVTAILQGKLKLEKGSMATVMRFPSAAVELVKSAQEASK; encoded by the coding sequence GTGGGAAATGTAGAATTTCCTAGTAAAGAATGGTCTGAGATATTCTGTAAAAAAATAAATGAAAATAATAACTATAAAAATGCAGCTAAGGGATGGAAATGGCCATTGATGTTTAAAGTTATAAAATTGCCAGAAGATTTACAGAAAAAATATCCAAGCGGGACTATTGGAATTAAGGCAGACCTGTTTGAAGGTCAATGTAGGGGAATTGAATTTTATGATGATGCAAGCAAAGGTAATGCTGATTTTGTTTTAACTGCAGAATACAATGATTGGATGAAAATACTTACCGGTGAACTTAACCCTGTTACTGCAATTTTGCAAGGAAAATTGAAATTAGAAAAAGGATCTATGGCTACTGTTATGAGATTTCCATCTGCTGCAGTTGAATTAGTTAAATCAGCACAAGAAGCTTCTAAATAA
- a CDS encoding helix-turn-helix domain-containing protein, which yields MVYLTKAKIKIYRDDCEVTNEIYEKGLRFKHLKVKPGIDESVHIIKFEKPIEKETLKGFKNVFELNEYTILVTAKSCSACKLMSLVNLLILSAEPDSNNSITYTVLAKSNQLNEAIEKFKESGLRVEIISKERPKNTDLSQKQIRAVLTAYKMGYFCKDRKATLTEVANSLNVKPSSLEDVLRKGLEKILTSYFLDQGLIDEDDVEIYWC from the coding sequence TTGGTATACTTAACAAAGGCAAAAATTAAAATTTATAGAGATGATTGCGAAGTAACAAATGAAATTTATGAAAAAGGATTAAGATTTAAGCATTTAAAGGTAAAACCAGGAATTGATGAAAGTGTACACATTATAAAGTTTGAAAAGCCTATAGAAAAAGAAACATTAAAGGGATTTAAAAATGTATTTGAATTAAATGAATACACAATACTAGTAACAGCTAAGAGCTGTAGCGCATGTAAATTAATGTCATTGGTAAATCTATTGATCCTTTCTGCTGAGCCCGATAGCAATAACAGCATAACTTATACTGTATTGGCAAAAAGCAATCAGCTAAACGAGGCTATAGAAAAATTCAAAGAAAGTGGATTAAGAGTAGAAATCATTAGTAAAGAAAGGCCTAAAAACACAGATTTAAGTCAGAAACAAATAAGAGCAGTATTAACAGCATATAAAATGGGATATTTTTGTAAAGATAGAAAAGCTACTTTAACTGAAGTTGCTAATTCCCTTAATGTAAAACCGTCATCATTAGAGGATGTATTAAGAAAAGGATTAGAAAAAATATTGACAAGTTATTTTTTAGACCAAGGTTTAATTGATGAAGATGATGTTGAGATTTATTGGTGTTAA
- a CDS encoding cbb3-type cytochrome c oxidase subunit I — translation MQNNSTRLVLIAVIFVFIFAFALYAYTFRNFPPVPNEVITQNGTVLFTKQQIIMGKYYFQKYGLMDYGSIEGMGAYFGTDFTGYTLRLMQDSIAKQTYLDPVSQNNMPSSYNATELNEIKDYLDPTYYKQNNTIVVSNQFGNAYYYAINYYSIYLGPNSSQYRLKPDLITNKTVIQDLTAYFTWSALISMMGYTNGFPYTIGLTSPTNNAYFSTFAMVGAIFAVGIPLIVYIIRELLSHWNDPVVKVDLPKPNKDQKLALWVMLIAAIGSGVQGLLGAYVMHLYSTPNLYGLDLLSLLPFNVARALHIWLAIYWISLTWVMFSLFVLPYFGLKISRKTMIIIIALGIFTALGSLLGVWASYLQLIPSPWWFIFGAEGRDVIEVGSFWLILITALLLYVSYLFYKASKITVDLLKPFSKVLSYLLLGDAIGIFIGALPIVKPWPYFTEDEFFRWIFVHANVEGFWPGIVIAVLTLLLVLQGLIPAGLAKVVVTIDAVTEILTGMIGTAHHYYWTGFPVVWMYIGAILSVLEAIPLGMAMAYVILAARRNKGNALNQFQKTLITFVLAAGIGGSVGVTVFGAGLINAPIINYFTHDLQFTMAHAHLAFPLAYGLPTILMWVVAYTLSGGFNERDLKYLSIASIVYTVGFYLQALISLLPLGILQWIYELKYGFWYIKTLTTPNGHIGFWNLQIVQNLIWLRMIGDLTAASAIAIVILLMLIRFPKAIKS, via the coding sequence ATGCAAAATAATAGTACAAGGTTAGTGTTGATTGCAGTAATATTTGTGTTCATATTTGCATTTGCTCTTTATGCATATACATTTAGAAATTTCCCACCAGTACCTAACGAGGTTATAACTCAAAATGGAACTGTTCTATTTACAAAACAGCAAATAATTATGGGGAAGTATTATTTCCAAAAATATGGATTAATGGATTATGGAAGCATTGAAGGAATGGGTGCATATTTTGGTACTGACTTTACTGGATATACTCTAAGATTAATGCAAGATTCTATAGCAAAACAGACTTACTTGGATCCAGTATCTCAAAACAACATGCCCTCATCATATAATGCAACAGAATTAAATGAGATAAAAGACTATTTAGACCCAACGTATTATAAACAAAATAATACCATAGTAGTTAGCAATCAATTTGGTAATGCATATTATTATGCTATTAATTACTATTCTATTTATTTAGGTCCAAATTCTTCACAATATAGATTAAAACCAGATTTGATAACAAATAAAACGGTAATTCAAGATTTAACCGCTTATTTCACATGGTCTGCATTAATATCTATGATGGGATATACTAATGGATTTCCTTATACAATTGGTTTAACATCTCCAACAAATAACGCATATTTTTCTACCTTTGCAATGGTTGGGGCTATTTTTGCTGTTGGCATACCTCTTATAGTATATATAATTAGGGAATTATTATCACATTGGAATGATCCAGTTGTAAAAGTTGATCTTCCAAAGCCAAATAAAGATCAGAAATTGGCACTTTGGGTTATGCTTATTGCTGCTATAGGCTCAGGGGTCCAAGGATTATTAGGTGCTTATGTTATGCATTTATATTCAACGCCGAATTTATATGGATTAGATTTGCTCTCTCTCTTACCATTTAATGTAGCAAGGGCTCTTCATATTTGGCTTGCAATATATTGGATTTCATTAACCTGGGTTATGTTTTCTCTATTTGTTTTACCTTATTTTGGCTTAAAGATATCTAGAAAAACAATGATAATTATAATAGCTCTAGGAATATTTACTGCTCTCGGTTCCCTACTGGGAGTTTGGGCAAGTTATTTACAACTAATACCTTCACCTTGGTGGTTTATATTTGGTGCAGAAGGAAGAGATGTTATCGAGGTAGGATCATTCTGGCTTATCCTAATTACTGCCCTATTGCTATATGTTTCATATCTTTTCTATAAGGCATCTAAAATAACTGTTGATCTATTAAAACCATTTTCAAAAGTTTTATCATATTTACTTCTTGGTGATGCAATAGGTATATTTATTGGTGCATTACCTATAGTAAAACCATGGCCATATTTCACTGAGGATGAATTTTTCAGATGGATATTTGTTCATGCCAATGTTGAAGGTTTCTGGCCTGGAATAGTTATAGCTGTTTTAACGTTGCTTTTGGTTTTGCAAGGTCTAATTCCAGCTGGTCTTGCAAAAGTTGTTGTAACGATAGATGCAGTTACAGAAATATTAACTGGAATGATTGGTACTGCACATCATTATTATTGGACAGGATTTCCAGTTGTTTGGATGTACATAGGTGCTATCCTTAGCGTGTTAGAGGCAATACCATTAGGAATGGCCATGGCATATGTAATATTAGCAGCCAGAAGAAATAAGGGAAATGCATTAAATCAATTCCAAAAGACCTTAATTACTTTTGTTTTAGCGGCAGGAATAGGAGGTAGTGTTGGAGTAACAGTTTTTGGGGCAGGTTTGATAAATGCACCTATAATTAATTACTTTACTCATGATCTACAATTTACCATGGCACATGCTCATTTAGCATTTCCATTGGCATATGGATTGCCAACCATATTAATGTGGGTAGTCGCATATACATTGTCAGGCGGATTTAATGAGAGAGATTTAAAGTATTTATCGATAGCATCAATAGTATATACTGTTGGCTTTTATTTACAGGCGTTGATCTCATTATTACCATTAGGTATATTACAATGGATTTATGAATTAAAATATGGATTTTGGTATATAAAAACATTAACTACTCCAAACGGTCATATTGGCTTCTGGAATTTACAAATAGTTCAAAACCTAATTTGGTTAAGAATGATAGGCGATTTAACAGCTGCTTCCGCTATAGCTATAGTTATATTGCTTATGTTGATAAGATTTCCAAAAGCAATAAAATCATAG
- a CDS encoding DUF998 domain-containing protein, producing the protein MNKEKLSGILIFLGVSQFLLFMIVSEALYPGYSVSKNYISDLGVGSTAYIFNTSIIIMGLLLIISSFFLKNKILQVFLILSGIGAAGVGIFPETSPYHLHTLMSLVVFLFSSLSSYVAFTYRSNKNYLWPIMGSIGLISLILYILKIYGPIDYGGMERLIVYPNLIWALGFSGFLMSSK; encoded by the coding sequence ATGAATAAAGAAAAATTATCTGGAATTCTTATCTTTTTAGGTGTTTCCCAATTTTTATTATTTATGATTGTATCAGAGGCACTATATCCTGGATATAGTGTTTCCAAAAACTATATAAGTGATTTAGGTGTAGGCTCTACTGCCTATATTTTTAATACATCTATTATAATCATGGGTTTACTATTGATAATATCTAGCTTTTTTTTGAAAAATAAGATTTTGCAAGTTTTCTTAATTTTATCTGGAATTGGAGCTGCGGGTGTTGGAATATTTCCTGAAACCTCTCCATATCATTTGCATACTTTAATGTCACTTGTAGTTTTCCTTTTTTCGTCCCTTTCTTCATATGTTGCTTTTACTTATAGATCAAATAAAAATTACCTTTGGCCAATAATGGGCTCAATAGGGTTAATTTCTTTAATTTTATATATATTAAAAATTTATGGGCCAATAGATTATGGGGGAATGGAAAGATTAATTGTTTATCCCAATCTGATATGGGCTTTAGGCTTTTCAGGTTTTTTAATGAGTAGTAAATAA